A region from the Streptosporangium sp. NBC_01756 genome encodes:
- a CDS encoding L-threonylcarbamoyladenylate synthase, producing the protein MAKYFDVHPDSPQPRLISQVVDLLHTDGLIAYPTDSCYALGCRLGNKEGIDRIREIRSLGSDHHFTLVCRDFAQFGQFVHVSNALFRSVKAATPGGYTFILPATKEVPRRLLHPRKKTIGVRIPDHVVTQALLAELGEPLVSSTLLLPDETEPLTQGWEIKERLDHVVDAVIDSGESGATPTTVVDFSQGEPEILRRGTGDPSLFE; encoded by the coding sequence ATGGCGAAGTACTTCGATGTGCATCCGGACAGTCCTCAGCCTCGGTTGATCAGCCAGGTGGTCGATCTTCTGCATACGGACGGGCTGATCGCGTACCCGACGGACTCGTGCTACGCGCTGGGGTGCCGGCTGGGCAACAAGGAGGGCATCGACCGGATCAGGGAGATCCGCAGCCTCGGCAGTGACCACCACTTCACCCTGGTTTGCAGGGACTTCGCCCAGTTCGGCCAGTTCGTACATGTAAGCAATGCGCTGTTCCGTTCGGTCAAGGCGGCGACCCCCGGCGGGTACACGTTCATCCTGCCCGCGACCAAGGAGGTGCCGCGTCGGCTGCTGCATCCCCGGAAGAAGACGATCGGCGTCCGGATCCCCGATCACGTCGTCACCCAGGCGCTGCTGGCCGAACTCGGCGAACCGCTGGTGTCGAGCACCCTGCTGCTGCCCGACGAGACCGAGCCCCTGACACAGGGCTGGGAGATCAAGGAGAGGCTCGACCACGTGGTGGACGCCGTCATCGACTCCGGCGAGTCCGGCGCCACCCCGACGACGGTCGTCGACTTCTCGCAGGGCGAGCCTGAGATCCTCCGCCGAGGCACCGGAGACCCGTCCCTCTTCGAGTAG
- a CDS encoding helix-turn-helix domain-containing protein: MTWWRMTIAARLLRESDAPLRIITAQAGYSSEIAFAAAFKRQYGLTPGRYRHRPGTSAGEANRFPAVRRPSAAPAPSSSP, translated from the coding sequence CTGACGTGGTGGCGGATGACCATCGCCGCCCGGCTGCTGCGCGAGTCCGACGCACCGCTGCGGATCATCACCGCACAGGCCGGATACTCCTCGGAGATCGCCTTCGCCGCCGCGTTCAAACGACAGTACGGCCTCACGCCGGGGCGTTACCGACATCGCCCCGGCACGTCGGCGGGTGAGGCGAACCGGTTCCCTGCCGTCCGTCGGCCGTCAGCGGCGCCCGCACCGTCGAGTTCGCCCTGA
- a CDS encoding ABC transporter permease, with protein MIQYVLRRLATSAIVVLGVSVITFIILHGMSGSPGRAILGVQASAEAVAAFNRENGYDDSIVVQYFSYLGKLLHGDLGYSYKLNQSVNALLAENAGRTAMLAGVALLLAIVIAVPLGVFQAVKRNSVGDNVVTTLTFVAYSMPVFLFAMLLIQVFALGLGILPAQASQSSSTFVIFTEPRAMLLPVLTLTGVTVALYSRYQRSAALDQLAQDYIRVARAKGLSTRMVLTRHLLRNACLPLVTLIGMTIPLLLAGNLVVESVFNYPGLGLLFFNSLNNQDYPVLLGYTLVASTLTVLGNLLADLLVAASDPRTQRA; from the coding sequence GTGATCCAGTATGTGCTGCGACGGCTGGCGACGTCGGCCATCGTGGTCCTGGGCGTCTCAGTGATCACTTTTATCATATTGCATGGGATGTCCGGATCACCCGGCCGGGCGATCCTCGGCGTGCAGGCGAGCGCGGAAGCGGTGGCCGCCTTCAACCGGGAGAACGGCTACGACGATTCGATCGTCGTGCAGTACTTCAGCTATCTGGGGAAGCTCCTTCACGGTGACCTCGGTTACTCGTACAAGCTGAACCAGAGCGTGAACGCGCTGCTGGCCGAGAACGCCGGGCGGACCGCGATGCTGGCCGGCGTGGCCCTCCTTCTGGCGATCGTCATAGCGGTTCCGCTGGGTGTGTTCCAGGCGGTGAAGCGCAACAGCGTCGGCGACAACGTGGTGACCACCCTCACCTTCGTCGCCTACTCGATGCCCGTCTTCCTCTTCGCGATGCTGCTGATCCAGGTCTTCGCGCTCGGGCTGGGCATCCTTCCCGCTCAGGCATCGCAGTCAAGCTCCACATTCGTGATCTTCACCGAGCCACGCGCCATGCTGCTGCCGGTGCTGACGCTGACCGGCGTCACGGTCGCGCTGTACTCCAGGTACCAGCGCTCCGCGGCGCTGGACCAGCTCGCGCAGGACTACATCAGGGTGGCGCGGGCGAAAGGACTGTCGACGCGCATGGTTCTCACCCGCCACCTGCTGCGCAACGCCTGCCTGCCGCTGGTGACCCTGATCGGCATGACGATCCCGTTGTTGCTCGCGGGCAACCTCGTGGTCGAGTCGGTCTTCAACTACCCGGGCCTGGGACTGCTGTTCTTCAACAGTCTGAACAACCAGGACTACCCGGTCCTGCTCGGTTACACCTTGGTCGCCTCGACCTTGACCGTACTGGGCAATCTCCTGGCCGACCTGCTGGTGGCGGCCAGCGACCCGAGGACGCAGCGCGCATGA
- a CDS encoding TolB family protein, which translates to MARVLTGEYDNLPDWSPDGRLILFTRKTSTTNFDVCTIRPDGTGFRRLTSSGSNEGHAVWNHDGRILYDSGMYGFRQEAALYDNTSVGLAVRANSTVRAPLTADGRQGTGSPHPPTCRGDVGNAPA; encoded by the coding sequence GTGGCGCGCGTCCTCACCGGCGAGTACGACAACCTGCCCGACTGGTCCCCGGACGGCAGGCTCATCCTCTTCACCCGCAAAACGAGCACCACCAATTTCGACGTGTGCACCATCCGCCCCGACGGAACCGGCTTCCGGCGCCTGACCAGCAGCGGCTCGAACGAAGGCCACGCCGTCTGGAACCACGACGGGCGCATCCTGTACGACAGCGGCATGTACGGCTTCCGGCAAGAGGCGGCGCTGTACGACAACACCTCCGTCGGCCTGGCGGTCAGGGCGAACTCGACGGTGCGGGCGCCGCTGACGGCCGACGGACGGCAGGGAACCGGTTCGCCTCACCCGCCGACGTGCCGGGGCGATGTCGGTAACGCCCCGGCGTGA
- a CDS encoding ABC transporter permease, producing MTETVTDQKTPALIMPEATSGWRLAMRSFVQNRLAVIGLGTIVLLALFCFVGPHLYVTDQVSVDPVSSLLPPDGGHPLGTDAQGFDVLGRIMKGGQASLQIGLFAALIATAIGTLYGTVAGLIGGVVDGIMMRVVDTLLSIPFLFIVLIAATRFSSTVLSLSLILGAFSWLAPARLVRAEVLSLRSRGFVAASTVMGATKLRIITRHLIPNALGVVIVNITFQVADAIIAVSLLGFLGFGLNYPNVEWGTQLSNGVSYLFEGAWWLIYPVGGCLVLVVMAFNFVGDALRDSIDVRLRRR from the coding sequence ATGACCGAGACGGTAACGGACCAGAAGACACCGGCGCTGATCATGCCGGAGGCCACGAGCGGATGGCGCCTCGCCATGCGGTCGTTCGTGCAGAACCGGCTCGCCGTCATCGGCCTCGGCACCATCGTCCTGCTCGCCCTCTTCTGCTTCGTCGGCCCCCACCTCTACGTCACCGACCAGGTCTCCGTCGATCCGGTCAGCAGCCTGCTGCCGCCGGACGGCGGTCATCCGCTCGGCACCGACGCGCAGGGGTTCGACGTGCTCGGGCGGATCATGAAGGGTGGCCAGGCGTCGCTGCAGATCGGGCTGTTCGCGGCCCTGATCGCCACCGCGATCGGCACGCTGTACGGCACGGTCGCCGGCCTCATCGGCGGCGTGGTGGACGGGATCATGATGCGCGTGGTCGACACGCTGCTGTCGATCCCCTTCCTGTTCATCGTGCTGATCGCCGCCACCCGGTTCAGCTCCACGGTCCTGTCGCTCAGCCTGATCCTGGGCGCGTTCTCCTGGCTCGCACCCGCCCGGCTGGTCAGGGCCGAGGTCCTCTCGCTGCGCTCCCGGGGGTTCGTCGCGGCCTCGACCGTGATGGGGGCGACGAAACTGCGGATCATCACCCGGCACCTGATCCCGAACGCGCTGGGCGTCGTGATCGTGAACATCACCTTCCAGGTCGCCGACGCGATCATCGCGGTGTCGCTGCTGGGCTTCCTCGGCTTCGGGCTCAACTACCCGAACGTCGAATGGGGGACGCAGCTCTCCAACGGGGTGAGCTACCTGTTCGAAGGCGCCTGGTGGCTGATCTACCCGGTCGGCGGCTGCCTGGTCCTGGTCGTCATGGCGTTCAACTTCGTCGGAGACGCGCTGCGCGACTCGATCGACGTACGGCTGAGGCGGCGCTGA
- a CDS encoding ABC transporter ATP-binding protein translates to MPDDGDVLAIEGLSTSIQLRKSAVDVVNNVDLRLRRGETLGLVGESGSGKSMTGLSIMGLLPPGGHVTEGSIKLEGRELVGLPERDYQRIRGNEIAMVFQDPMTSLNPTKTIGEQVAEPIRLHLGASPKEARERALEMLALVGIARPAERFGNYPHQLSGGLRQRVMIAMSLSCEPKVLIADEPTTALDVTVQAQVLRLLHDLKDRLGMAMLLITHDMGVIARWADRVSVMYAGSIVESARTDELFTSMRHPYTQALLACTPRLTQQREHTLFTIPGSPPDLANPPAGCRFADRCAHATDRCEREAPPLTDSRPGHPLACWHPVEGPLGPDTHPAATASKAEDRLAGPTDTVLAVDDLVKEYGAAGRFTFRRSARSVKAVSGVSFSVQPGQTFGLVGESGCGKSTLARMIVALETPSSGSVTALGSKLNELRGRSLRRQRRNLQMMFQDPLDALDPRMRIGAILREPFEAQGIGTAAEQLEAIRELLDEVGLPHSVLERYPHEFSGGQRQRIALARALALNPRVIVADEPVSALDVSVRSQVLNLMKRLQAKHALTYVIISHDLTVVRYMADTVGVMYLGKLVEIGSADDIYLRAVHPYTAGLMAAIPEPDPGEGEADDRVDITGELPSQFDPPSGCRFRTRCPRAQARCAEEEPVLLGFDPGHSAACHFPLREPQAVAQVG, encoded by the coding sequence ATGCCCGACGACGGTGACGTTCTGGCCATCGAAGGACTGTCCACCAGCATCCAGCTGAGGAAGTCGGCCGTCGACGTTGTCAACAACGTCGACCTGCGCCTGCGCCGGGGCGAAACCCTCGGGCTGGTGGGCGAGTCCGGCAGCGGGAAGTCGATGACCGGTCTGTCGATCATGGGCCTGCTCCCGCCCGGCGGACATGTCACCGAGGGGTCGATCAAGCTTGAGGGCCGGGAGCTGGTCGGCCTGCCCGAGCGGGACTACCAGCGGATCCGCGGCAACGAGATCGCGATGGTCTTCCAGGACCCGATGACCTCGCTCAACCCCACCAAGACCATCGGGGAGCAGGTCGCCGAGCCGATCAGGCTGCACCTCGGCGCGAGCCCGAAGGAGGCGCGTGAGCGGGCACTCGAGATGCTCGCGCTGGTGGGCATCGCCCGTCCCGCCGAAAGGTTCGGCAACTACCCGCACCAGCTCTCCGGCGGGCTGCGGCAGCGGGTCATGATCGCCATGTCCCTGTCCTGCGAGCCGAAGGTGCTGATCGCCGACGAGCCGACGACGGCGCTCGACGTGACCGTCCAGGCGCAGGTCCTGCGGCTGCTCCACGACCTCAAGGACCGCCTGGGGATGGCCATGCTGCTGATCACCCACGACATGGGTGTGATCGCGCGATGGGCCGACCGGGTCAGCGTCATGTACGCCGGAAGCATCGTGGAGAGCGCCCGCACCGACGAGCTCTTCACGAGCATGCGGCACCCGTACACGCAGGCGCTGCTGGCGTGCACGCCGCGGTTGACCCAGCAGCGCGAGCACACCCTCTTCACCATTCCCGGATCCCCTCCGGACCTGGCCAACCCACCGGCCGGATGCCGCTTCGCCGACCGCTGCGCGCACGCCACCGACCGCTGCGAGCGCGAGGCGCCCCCGCTCACCGACTCACGGCCGGGACACCCGCTGGCCTGCTGGCACCCGGTCGAAGGCCCGCTCGGCCCGGACACACATCCGGCGGCGACCGCCTCGAAGGCGGAGGACCGGCTCGCCGGCCCGACCGACACGGTGCTGGCCGTCGATGACCTCGTCAAGGAGTACGGCGCGGCCGGGCGCTTCACGTTCCGCCGCTCGGCGCGCAGCGTCAAGGCCGTGTCCGGGGTGTCGTTCTCGGTCCAGCCGGGCCAGACCTTCGGGCTGGTCGGCGAGAGCGGCTGCGGCAAGAGCACCCTGGCCAGGATGATCGTCGCGTTGGAGACGCCCTCCTCGGGCAGCGTCACGGCCCTCGGCAGCAAGCTGAACGAGCTGCGCGGGCGGAGTCTGCGCCGGCAGCGGCGCAACCTGCAGATGATGTTCCAGGATCCGCTCGACGCGCTCGATCCGCGCATGCGCATCGGCGCCATCCTGCGTGAGCCGTTCGAGGCCCAGGGCATCGGCACGGCCGCGGAGCAGCTGGAGGCGATCCGGGAGCTGCTCGACGAGGTCGGACTGCCGCACAGCGTGCTGGAACGCTACCCGCACGAGTTCTCCGGCGGCCAGCGGCAACGCATCGCGCTCGCCAGGGCGCTGGCGCTCAACCCGCGCGTGATCGTGGCCGACGAGCCGGTGAGCGCGCTGGACGTCTCGGTCCGGTCCCAGGTGCTCAACCTGATGAAGCGGCTCCAGGCCAAACACGCGCTCACCTACGTCATCATTTCTCATGATCTGACTGTCGTGCGGTACATGGCGGACACGGTCGGGGTGATGTATCTCGGCAAGCTGGTCGAGATCGGGTCTGCGGACGACATCTATCTCCGTGCCGTGCACCCGTACACCGCCGGCCTGATGGCCGCGATTCCGGAGCCGGACCCGGGCGAGGGAGAGGCCGACGACCGGGTCGACATCACCGGCGAACTGCCCAGCCAGTTCGATCCGCCGTCCGGGTGCCGCTTCCGCACCCGGTGCCCACGCGCGCAGGCCCGGTGCGCTGAGGAGGAGCCGGTGCTGCTCGGGTTCGATCCCGGGCACTCGGCCGCGTGCCACTTCCCGCTCCGAGAGCCGCAGGCTGTCGCGCAGGTCGGCTGA